The following DNA comes from Eleginops maclovinus isolate JMC-PN-2008 ecotype Puerto Natales chromosome 8, JC_Emac_rtc_rv5, whole genome shotgun sequence.
tagctgctgatttactccaggtgaaataaagtctgatttaagggctgattatatttaccatcattaatcctaatctgcctagcaactaaagggattaaataaatgtagtggagtaaaagtactaggTAGTATAACACggaaatacttaagtacaagtacctcaacattgGACTGAAAAGACCTCCAGGATTGGTGGTGAGACATAAGGTGACAGTTTAAACTGAACCCAGTTATTTTTGAAAGTCTAATTTATTGTTAATTCCTCCATTTGTTCAACAGACAGGAGGGTCTGTTTCTCACTGTATTCTGCAGTGGTaatagtttgtatttttaatgctCAATGTCATAATGGCTGTTAAACTTTACTGCCCGCTGCCTTaccttgaaaaagaaaaagagtgacTTCCTAAACTGAGACATTCTTACAAAAGGTATATAAATGGTGACTTTGTTCTTTCATCCAAACCCTCCCTGTGTCCATTTATACAGAGGGCCATGGAGGATGTTGACGCTCAGGAAACGAGGACACAAATCCAAAAACACGGACACAAAGGGATCTTCACAATGGACCAGGAGTCTAAAATGGAGAGTGTCACCACGCTGAGAGCAGATTTCGTTCCTCCCAAAGGTCCCGGGGTGAGGCTGCGGGGTACGTGTCTCCGTCCTTCACCGACAGGAGCAAAATACCATAATAACTCAGGAACAGCCAGCATGTCTTATTGAGAATGGGTCTGTGAACAAAGGTCTTTCTCAGAGATACtccggggtggggggggggcctgCCATAACTTGATAATGTTTTGAATGCTCTTTTAATAAATACGTCTGAAAGTACTAACtacatttatacatatattGACCTACAGCAGTATAAGAATAATACATCTGTATCCTTTgcctttttcctcccctccctttcctctggtttttccttttcttgtccCTGTTCAGTAAATCTCTTTCAGATGATTTTCCCGttaatctttcttttttatatttccatgGTCCAGGCATCAGAGGCGAGCTTCTGGAAAAACACATCGCCCAGATGATAAGGTAAGTCATGTATGAAGCAAGTCTTGATCTTAAAGAAAGTCTAACTGGAAGTGCTTTGTTTATGGAAACGGAGCACACTGCCTGACCATGTCCTGAGGGCAACACGCAGGAGAAAGTGATGTAATATTTACACGTCTGGGCTTGTTTTACTGTTCAATCACAGCTGTAATACCTTTTAAATCAGGTTTTATGATGGTGTTTTACATGAAGGCCCGTCATCCTTATGGTGTTTATTGCGTTGATCCCCACAGATGAGTTTATAGCCTCCCGCACGGGTTAACAGCTCGTAAAGAATACAAAGCGTCATGTCGGGAAAGCAGACAGTGTCTCATCATTGAGTCTTCTGCGTAATCAGAtttagaaatcctttattagtctgacagtggggaaatgtacatttttttacagcaaGTGGCATAGACGCAAAAGTGGAATAGCAGattcagacagaaaaaaaaggcatgcattAACACAGAACAAGCTAACTTATTAGTAtatagaagaaaaacacacattagttACACTAGCATAAAGTAGGTAAGTAAGTACACACCCATGGCATTATGAGCCATGAATGTaatgcagaaaaacagacaatcGATACATATTACAAACCAAACATCAAATCGATTGATCAATCAAGTAAATAATCCATGATGCAAATACTCATTCATGAATAGTTCTTCACGAGCTGGAACTGAACATGTGTGCATCCGACCGTGGAGGATTTCTCGATGACGCAACCCTGGGTTACCCATCTGTGACGATGTTTAAATGTTCTCTATACTcgtacattttgtttttggcagTTTGAGTATCAGTGCTCCCTCCAACACCGCCTAATACTGAGGCCCATATCTTCTTATTTTAACAGAGAGAAAGTTACTGCTGAAAGGAACCGGCCGAGTCCCAAAACTGACTTCTGCTCCACAACTCAGAAGGATTTCTGTGCGCAGGGATTTGTGCCTCTTACCCCTGAAACAACACAAGTAAGTGTGTATATGCAGTatactctgtgtgtttgtgcaggttCATAAACAGTGAGATCTGATATCATGTATTATTCATcaacaatgtgttggattgAGTGCCTAACCTCAACTTCAATATCGGGACTGCTGTTGTAAAAACGGCCGAGGATGTTTCCCCAGTTTGACATTTGTTTGTTAGATTTGCAtcagcattatttattttatcagccAACTGAATAAAGAGGATGGCTGATTATGATTAATGAATGAAGTATTATTATAATGATGCCATTAGAATTAGAATCAGCTTCGGGGGGGAAACAGGCTGCTGACTAGGTTTACAAATGATCAGTTGATTAATCCAAAGATGTTTTATGGCAGACAGTTTGATTTGCAGGAAAAAGTCAGTAAAGCCCTCTCCTGTCTCCTAATACACTGCTATCTGCACTGGTTTAATTAGAAGCATGCCTAAGTATAATCGTCATGACTTTGTAACATGAACTTCGACccaagtgttgttttttatttgtgtgtttgtgtgatatCTCAAATTCAgcttttctgaaaaataaaccaatgtttttgttattttccatcACTTGCTTTCAAAATGATTGATTACAAAAGGGAAACTGATAGCCACAACCAACAGAATATCATCACACCAACAGAAAGAGGCTATTCAAAACAGGCGACGTCTGGGAAGGGagtaataacaaataaatataagacaGCGCAGATCACAAGGACCTTATTGTACATAACTTTCCTCGACAGCCGGCTCTGCTTTTCAGTTCTTCACAGACAATAACCGCATGATGTCCTCAATGAAGTTCTGCCTCACCTGTGAAGGATTGAGGGTTATTTTTGCAGTGCGGTATccactttacatttttaaaacactccTTTGTTGCCTTTTTCCAGGTTCATGATTACAAAGCTGACCAGGCCATCACATTTTGGAGTGAAAACTGCCAGCGGATACAGGTGTGTGATATTATCCTCACTTTTTGTTTGGAGGAGAGTCATCTAGGCCTGCCCCTCCTCTATTCCCTGTAGATTACATATGTTAAATGAATGTATGACCCGTCGAGAGTGATAGATTATCTTTATCAAAGTATTCGTTCCCCCTGATGCTGAACACTGTGCTTGATGTCTGAGCATGTGTCCTGTTTTTTCCCTAATGTGGGCAGAGAATGCAACAACAGCTGCAGCTCTCAGAAGACTCATCCACCGATGTGACGAAGAGGATGATTATAGACTCTGCATTCGAAGCTCCCATTATTCCCTCTGTGCAAAGTGTCCTCCTTTTGTGATGTTCTGTCGGCTTCTTCTGTCTGACACGCAGCATTCAGTGAATGATGGATGATGTTATTGACatccttcatgttttttttattgtttgtgtccCAGGGTGCCACTGCCGTACAGACCGTGAAAGCACCTTTCAGGAAGTCGGCCCTGTTCAGCACTCCCATCAGCGAGCGGCTGGATGAAGTCGAGCTCCCGCCTGATAACTGAGTCAGAGTGTCACACTACATCACTTCATCCCCACTCTATATTAAATCATAACCTACTGTAAAGGTTGTTGTTATGCTAAGCAACGGGGACATCTTTTGTTATTAGATGTCGTGCTCAATCTGGAATTAGGCGCAGGACTTTTAGTACCAGAGAACGAGAAAATGTATCAGCCCTGAATATCTGCTCTACATATGCATATAAAGACCATTGAGTGCTTATGTTAGCTCAACACAAACCAGGAACTACCTAATAGTTAATAGTacagtttaaatacatttagtagaAAATGTCAAGTCCCTCACTTGCCCCCTCGCTGCTTTCTGTTCACATCATTGTATCTACACTTGGTTCATAAAGGTGTCAGTCTGGGCTCTTGGTTAATTCAGACAAACCAACAATCAATCAATTTTGTATCCTAAATATCTGCTCTACATACACTGATGGTTATAATAAAGGGATTTCTATTTAGTTTCAGTATCTACAACGAAAAACACCATGAATGCACAGCAGACGCTCATCTGAGGACTTATGAGCAAAGTAGTCGTCAGTATGCTGAGATTTGGAAAGGACAGTCTGGGGTTTTGAGGGTTGGTTGAGGTACTTGACCATAGTCAGTGGACACCTGCAGTGGACGACGTTCAGCACGCCACCAGTTTGGAGAAGCAGTCAGTAGTAAAACTTATTTTAGGACCACCTAAAAAAAACGATGTCAGTttaagtgtatatatattttgctcTATTTGAACCCCTTTACCTTGCAATCTGAAAGCCTTTTTTTAACGGGGATCTGAAGCTCTCTTCACATCTACCTGACTCCATTGACAGAAACAATCATTTACCCTCGCAGAACAAAGGAGACGCTGCATCAGTCAGTTAATTGGTGTTTCTGTTGTTTAATAAGTCAGTGAGC
Coding sequences within:
- the spag8 gene encoding sperm associated antigen 8 isoform X2, with amino-acid sequence MTEKPDTTVEKKVGKCMLHNWVEERAMEDVDAQETRTQIQKHGHKGIFTMDQESKMESVTTLRADFVPPKGPGVRLRGIRGELLEKHIAQMIREKVTAERNRPSPKTDFCSTTQKDFCAQGFVPLTPETTQVHDYKADQAITFWSENCQRIQGATAVQTVKAPFRKSALFSTPISERLDEVELPPDN
- the spag8 gene encoding sperm associated antigen 8 isoform X1, coding for MTEKPDTTVEKKVGKCMLHNWVEERAMEDVDAQETRTQIQKHGHKGIFTMDQESKMESVTTLRADFVPPKGPGVRLRGIRGELLEKHIAQMIREKVTAERNRPSPKTDFCSTTQKDFCAQGFVPLTPETTQVHDYKADQAITFWSENCQRIQRMQQQLQLSEDSSTDVTKRMIIDSAFEAPIIPSVQSVLLL